The window accaatactacaaaaagaaattaaaactaaacatgtaaataaatgtctgaaaaataaattatttttctagtcaCCCTGTATTGTAACTATGTCGCAGATGTCAACGCCCACCTCCAGAAAacatttaagtatataatgtGTTTCCTTAATCTCAGCAccaaatcaatttattataataaaaaaaaggaagaaaaagatTTGATATGTTTGTTTGCTACCTCTTCACGGTTTATCTACTGAAATAATCATCTTGAATAAGAACAAGTAATCTTTATTTGTATCACTGCAGCTTCACATTAAGTtacaatataaacaaaataactaacATATACCTCTTtctcatgaatgtcgtaaaatgtgactaagggacaggctaataaacttggtatttgagacgacgggctagcaatttccactttttaaatcacaattccatcatcaagccaaacagctcaacgtggcctatcagtcttttcaacactatcgtctctgtttaccccacaatggatatagaccCCACCTGCGACAAGAACTGATTGTAGACCACGCCCTCGGTGTATGTGAACCGGTTCCTCTCGGACTCCCACAGCCTGACCTGGTCCACCACGGTGGGCGGCAACACGGACGTCGGCCGGATCAGGCCGCTCTCCGTCTTCAACATCTGCAAGTTaaacatcatttatttttatttatatttatatatttatgtacatacatacatacatatggtcacgccaTTATAACTACTCATTCTCTGTTAGATATAAGATACTATTAGACACACACCCacatacctatacatacatataatcacgtctataacccttgcggggtagacagagccaacagtcttgaaaagactgaatggacacgttcagctgtttggcttaatgatagaattgagattcaaatagcgacaggttgctagcccatcgcctaaaagaagaataccaagtttgtatgcctatacctcagtcgccttttacgacatccatgggaaagtgacggagtggtcctattctttttttgtattgatgccgggaaccacacggcactaatatagatctcttaaatctaaatcgttgACGAATGCACTATGTCTAGGTACATTTAAAAAGCATGAATGAATGTTGAACCAATACCTGCGGATGCGCATGCTGCTCTAAGTAGTGTATGATCTGCTGCGCCGTGATGCCGCCGCGCAGCGCCTGCCGCACCGACTCGCGGGTCAGCACGCCCACCACTAGATTCGGAAACCTGATGGAGGGAATACaattgatttacatacatacatacatatggtcacgtctacatcccttgcgggctagacagagacaacagtcttgaaaacactgaatggccacgttcagctgtttggcttgatgatagaattgagattcaaatagtgataggttgctagccaatcgcctaaaaaagaattacaagtttgtaagcctatcccttaatcgttttttacgacatccacgggaaagagatggagtggtcctattctattttgtattggtgccgggaaccacacggcagatttattttcaattttacaattgatttatttactcaaattggataaatacaaattcaaattcaaaatttttattcattattataggatacttcatatcgcttaattaTTGTCCAAAACGTAtagtttaacaacattggttgacgtcaaataaataacgtgtggtttaacaacattggttgatacAAAGTGAAacccgaaaccgtcgagctggcatgaagagagttatgaatgtggatgaagcgaaggaagtgtgcagagatcgtggcaagtggaaagagtatagtctctgcctaccacttcGGGAAGgagtaataataatgtaataataatattgtgtgGATACAAAGtctcacttattgacgtcacatcacttaaatctaattataactacttgCCGGTTCTAAAGCGCGTGTGCTGAAGaatgcaattatttttttttattcataacatGAAATGAAGAAGTTGAATTGAATTCGAGTCacctatatataattgaatccGAGTcacctatatatataattgaatccGAGTcacctatatatataattgaattcGAGTCACCTGTATATAATTGAATTCGAGTCACCTGTATATAATTGAATCCGAGTCACCTGTATATAATTGAATCCGAGTCacctatatataattgaattcGAGTCacctatatataattgaattcGAGTCacctatatataattgaattcGAGTCacctatatataattgaatccGAGTCACCTGTATATAATTGAATCCGAGTCACCTGTATATAATTGAATCCGAGTCACCTGTATATAATTGAATCCGAGTCACCTGTATATAATTGAATCCGAGTCACCTGTATATAATTGAATCCGAGTCACCTGTATATAACTGAATTCGAGTCACCTGTATATAATTGAATCCGAGTCACCTGTATATAATTGAATCCGAGTCacctatatataattgaatccGAGTCACCTGTATATAATTGAATCCGAGTCACCTGTATATAATTGAATCCAAGTCACCTGTATATAATTGAATCCGAGTCACCTGTATATAATTGAATCCGAGTcacctatatgtatatataattgaatccGAGTcacctatatatataattgaatccGACTCACCTGTATATGAGCTCCGTGAACAGCCCCAGCAGAGCGACCTGCAGGCTGGTCTGCGTGTACGCGTACACGCGGTAGTTGGTCTCCACCACGATGTAGCCGGCCGTGGCGGGCGTAGCCAGCGCGGCGGGGGGGGCCTCGCGAACGCACGCTATGTTCAGGGCGAGCCGAGTCGGGTAGAAGCGACCTGCTTTGCGCTAAAAAttcatacacatacatttcactatatatatatgtatatatatagtgaaatatatatatatgccctatatataatatatatcttatgAGCCACCAGTATAAAGACATACTGTGATAAATATATCAATgtatatagtaaaataatataaaaaataaaataaatgtacagcGAAATACTGAGCATaaacttcataaaaaaaaaatacactaacgtagtttatttatgttgtcATTTGATGAATAACTAGCGACCCCCCGCCCCGGCTGAACGGAGGTAAGGAATATGAAAAGttgactaaaaataaattctatatcaatcacaatagaatagaatatttatttgcttttgactagggtttacaaaaggtgtaaaaaaaaaacaaaacatatttcctcCTGGTCAGCCATGAATATAGcatgcaaattattataaaattatacataagtcACTTAAGTCAATTgattaattcttaataaaatgctGAATTAGTTTGATTAATATAATGTcaatttgttatttgttacaataaataaaaattacttcatacttcaatatttgatttcaagaaaattaatataataaatttaattttaaaatacctttctTTGGTAAACCAAGCCGAATTCTCTGAGATGCTGTAGAAATACCAACATGTTATTGCTCATACCCTCCGTGCTataatccttaaaaaaaaaaagaaaacaaattatttcacacattgagaattaaaataatgatgaatgtgtttgtttgtttgtcattattgcacaaaaatttacatagttacatgaaatagtacatagttataaaagaaataatataatactagaTATGTTTCTTTGTGTtacctggttgactggaagaaatccctcatagggataagtccgccattgtgcattgttatttttatttactaataaaattttgttaaatgaatagaatagaatagaatagatttattttcaaaattggatacaaggtatcacttattgacgtcacataacttaaatctaattataactgtagtagttataattagatatacaaacaaacaaataaatcacttgctcATCCAGTCGATCGGCAAACAGTTGTAACGTCGCTCTTGGCGCCCCTCTCTCGGCTTAAATTAGTTATAGGTAACAtcctattaaaaattacatacatacatattattaacacgtctatatcccttgcggggtagacagagccaacagtcttgattgACCACGTTCATTTGTTCGGCTTAacgacagaattgagatttaaatagatacaggttgccagcccatttCCCATttcaaaagaatcccaagtacatATGCCTATCTCTCaatcgcctttcacgacatccatgtggcAAAAAGAAGAGGTTAGTGGTACCTATCCTTCTTTTATCAAATAGTgccaaaaaccacacggcacaataagaTGATTACCTTGCCTAATGTGCTGAAACTGAGCTGGTACAAGAAAGCGAGGCACTCCGCCGCGCTCAGGCTGCGCTTCTCCGCCGTGTGGAGGTAGTGCTGGAGGAAAAGCCACACCTGGAATCATCATTTTTAGATTAGGGGTTTGCAACAGTATTGTTTTTTTGCATGCCATGACTGGTTAAATGCGcgaaatgtaggtatatgcattgtaacacctataattgtatcgcatttatagcaaataaagtatttgtatttaacattcgtggtgccgtgtggttaccggcaccaataaaaaaaaggaccatTCTCTGTCTCGTACCCacggatgtagtaaaaggcgactaagggataggattatttttattttaattgtatgaaatcaatttaaatataatattattaaatgttttaaataagagCACACTTATGCAGCCACACAGTATAGCGTTTATTTTTGAACGgaagaaaatatacaaatgaCATTATGGAAGGCGCCATTAAATATTCAACACTTATAAACtcgagattcttcttttaggcgacggggctatttgaatcttaattttatcaataagccaaacaactgaatgtggcctataaGTATGGTTGTGGTATGaaactacttaaaaattatttatatggcaatacaacgtttgccgggacagctagtagtttattaaaaaaaaaaagctaacCTGTTTGGCCGTACTCAGTAGTAGAAACTGAAAACCCGCTCTGGTTATAACTGCTGAACCATCTTCTGCATCtctgtaataaaagaaaaaaaaacattatcttaatattatacaatgatgatgataaacaGGAGAACATGGCCTGTCAGtgtttcaagactctgtctaccctgccagggatatagacgtgattataagaattaatttatgatgatgatattttCCAAAACTACAAGCCTTTCCAAACCTTTACTTTTTtggaaaatacttttttattaagtgtACCTTATCAAAAACTTAGAATCAGAATAGCGTTATAATTAGAGATGAAAAAGGAATGAAGTCCGGCAGGGGCTGTGACCTGGTCATGAGAATAGCGTTATAATTAGAAATGAAAGAGGAATGACGTCCGGCAGTGTATCTGACCTGGTCATGAGAATAGCGTTATAATTAGAGATGAAAGAGGAATGACGTCCGGCAGTGTATCTGACCTGGTCATGAGAATAGCGTTATAATTAGAGATGAAAGAGGAATGACGTCCGGCAGTGTATCTGACCTGGTCATGAGAATAGCGTTATTATTAGAAATGAAAAAGGAATGATGGTCCGCAGTGGATCTGACCTGGTCATGAGAATAGCGTTATAATTAGAAATGAAAGAGGAATGACGTCCGGCAGTGTATCTGACCTGGTCATGAGAATAGCGTTATAATTAGAGATGAAAGAGGAATGACGTCCGGCAGTGTATCTGACCTGGTCATGAGAATAGCGTTATTATTAGAAATGAAAAAGGAATGATGGTCCGCAGTGGATCTGACCTGGTCATGAGAATAGCGTTATAATTAGAAATGAAAGAGGAATGACGTCCGGCAGTGTATCTGACCTGGTCATGAGAATAGCGTTATAATTAGAGATGAAAGAGGAATGACGTCCGGCAGTGTATCTGACCTGGTCATGAGAATAGCGTTATTATTAGAAATGAAAAAGGAATGATGGTCCGCAGTGGATCTGACCTGGTCATGAGAATAGCGTTATTATTAGAAATGAAAAAGGAATGACGTCCGGCAGTGGATCTGACCTGGTCATGAGAATAGCGTTATTATTAGAAATGAAAAAGGAATGACGTCCGGCAGTGGATCTGACCTGGTCATGAGAATAGCGTTATTATTAGAAATGAAAAAGGAATGATGGTCCGCAGTGGATCTGACCTGGTCATGAGAATAGCGTTATTATTAGAAATGAAAAAGGAATGACGTCCGGCAGTGGATCTGACCTGGTCATGAGAATAGCGTTATTATTAGAAATGAAAAAGGAATGATGGTCCGCAGTGGATCTGACCTGGTCATGAGAATAGCGTTATTATTAGAGATGAAAGAGGAATTATGTCCGGCAGTGGCTGTGACCTGGTCATGAGAATAGCGTTATAATTAGAGATGAAAGAGGAATTATGTCCGGCAGTGGCTGTGACCTGGTCAAGAGAATAGCGTTATAATTAGAGATGAAAGAGGAATTATGTCCGGCAGTGGCTGTGACCTGGTCATGAGAATAGCGTTATTATTAGAAATGAAAAAGGAATGATGTCCGGCAGGGGCTGTGACCTGGTCATGAGAATAGCGTTATAATTAGAGATGAAAAAGGAATGATGTCCGGTGTccgatgccgtgtggttcccggcaccaatacaaaaaagaataggaccactccatttctttcccatggatgtcgtaaaagacgactaagggatacgcttacatacttgtgattctttttttaggcgatgtgctagcaacctgtcactatttgaatgtcaattctatcattaagccaaacagctgaacgtggcctttcagtcatttcaaggctgttggctctgtctaccccgtaagctatacagacgtgatgatatgtatgtaaatgaaagGGGAATGACGTCCGGCAGTGGATCTGACCTGGTCATGAGGCCGGCGTGCAGCAGGATGCGCACGGCGTCCGCGCTGATGCCCTCGGTCTGCGCGCTGCCCACCATGTAGTGCAGCACGCACTGCCAGCGCTCCGCCGCGTACGCGTCCAGGAACGGCACGTCGCGCGCCCGCCCGTCGGGCTCCAGCGACGACGACAGGCTCCACGGCCTGCCCCTGCTCATCATCGTCATCATCGTCACGTACGTCATGTCAACGTAATTCCTTCGCTACATCTACATGATGTAGCGAAACAATTACGTTAGGATCGTGacaattggaaagatgtagtcgcTGACTACCAATAGAggaatgattttatgtatgtatttgtacggtttagtgccgtgtggttctcggcactaatacaaaaaataataagaccactccatctctttcccatggatgtcgtaaaaggcgactaagggatagacttacaaacttgggactcttttttttaggcgatgtactagcaacctgtcactatttgaatctctattctatcattaagcaaaatagctgacatggccattcagtcttttcaagactgttagctctgtctaccccacaagagaatacatacatacatatatatatgtatgtatgtatttgttagATATTTTGGATGCAAAAATCTATATACCATATCTTTcttctttgttatttttaatttcatattaaccaatttttttaacatgccATTAATCTGTACTGCTTTagattacaaatttatttgtcTGTTTTAATCATGTACAGATTCAAGATTTCCTGTATAATCATTATACTTACAAGAAATCTTGAATCTGTACACAAGCTCTGATTTTGTATCAAGATTGATTTAGAACCAGaggtatttaaaacttaattaattgcAGCTAAGTCcacattaaatatagcctTTGAATGTTTCTATTTACCTAAAAAAGTGGTACAAGTCTGTATTCGGAAATCAACAAAATGAACAGCAAACATTCTTAATGCTACTATGTCTATAAATTGAGGGATTCTACAATGAAGTGGCTGTAATCATGACCTGTTATCTGTCGAGGCATAGGTcatctaaaattaataacagcTTACCCTCCCAGCAGAGCTACTTTCAGGTTCTTCTTGAAGGACTGCGCCAGCATCCACCCAGGCATTCCGCCGGGGATCGGCGCCTCTTGCCACACTAATAACTCTGATAGTGCTTCTGACGCTTTGCTTTGCTctctgaaaattaaatataggcacttattttatattgaaaacatGTTTTATACAGATAAGGgggtttcttaaaaaaaagcatATCATTAGTTGGCTTTTGAAAATCtcctttttgaataaaaagagACAATTATGATCCACTTCTTGTATTAATTTAGAATTATCctacttatacatattataaacttttattcatctAATCTCTAAAGGATATGTAACAggttattgtttaaatttctaGATAAAACTAAGATTTATTAAGTGGaatatcatttatatttcaCTCATACTGTTTTTAGAATAAGGCCTAAGTCTTAGTCATGGTGTGCTAACTAAGTCATGGTGCGCTAGCAACCCCAAAACTCACTTTTTGACAAACATATATTAAGACTATGTTGAGCAAACGCAGACTTATTGCTAAGCAATTTCTTCCAGACATCCTTTGGCTATTTATCTAAAACTCACTTGGCGTATGTCTGTGAGACCCAGGAGGTGACCACGGCTTGCGGCACAGGCTGCTCTACGAACAACAGGCGGATTACGAAGTGACGTGCCAGTTCCGGTAGTTCCCTACAGCAGAAAATTTGTACCTGGTGTACTTACACTCATATtattaactatatatatttttgtaggaTAGTAAAAttcgagccaacagtcatgaaaacactgaaaagcTAAATTCAGCAAAAATTTAGATAGAAATTTCGTTTTACTCTTTATTTTACTATGTATACTTAGTTATTTAGTAGGTTCAGAAGACTCTGAAAACTTTTGTATCAGAGTTGCAGATTGGAAAGTGGCAGGCCAATAAACCGTGGAGGCCTGTTGAGACAGTTGGGCCTTCCTGACCtcgaaaatttgtaaaaataaatacgataCAATAACAAATAGTTCTTTTAATCATCTTACCGATAAACAGCCAAGCAAATAGTAGGATAGTTATACAAAGTCTCCAAGAACTGAGGCGAGCGGCTCTTCAAATATTCGTGAAGATCTTTGCACTGTAACGTCGGAGCcggatttaaatttaacgaaGATTTAGATTTCGAAGACTCTGACATTGTTAGAAATATCTCTAGCAATActtgtaatacaaaatattgtttctacttatttattataattttatagtaaaatactgaaaatattATCACACCTCAATGTACAATACAAACAAATGCAATTTCACTTTAATTCAACTCGCTTGTCGTTGTCACTTCTGGTATGTCATTTGTCAAAAAGACTAGTTAGAAAGTGTTGCTATAAGGCAAAAAACAAATTCGATCCGATTGAATACATTCTATTCGATTATCGACCGATAGGACCGGATGAGTCCGTCTGTCTGGTAATCTGGTTGGTACTGTGGATTGGTCCATCCACAGAGTACTTTGGTCCGACCGTTATAGGTTTGTCCGAAATAATTTACccatgtaggtacatataaccaaacaaaacaaaggtCGCTGTGGGATGCTAAAAGGCATAAATTGTATCTATCCGTTCACTAAACTTCTTAACTGTTCCAATTGCCtaaactcaatttttttatacatattatatttctatctctttaattttttctttgaaaaactaaatatttataaattaatactgtttttttttccaattttctTGCTTTCAGTACAaaagttcataaaaaaaacaatggcCGACCCATCTAAGAGCGATTTCATAGCTATCTATTGTGGAATCACGCCCCAAATATGaagattattaatattttcgttCAAGtaaggttttttatttatgcaaatataaaaatttttggtaTAGGGCACAGCAGTAACGTAATTTCTTAGATCTACCATCAAGGATTttctactttattatttatttatttccgcTTCTCAGGGTCTGCTATCGTGTTATTATATTCCGTGGTCCTGCTTGCTGGTATTGCGTGTTCTTTTGGTCTTTATTTAGCTTGGTTGGATggtatatatattaatgaaagCTTGatcactttttaatttttgctaCGTATATAACTTAGACATATTTATGATGGCACGCTCAGATTATGCTTTTCATATTACgcattatatgtacctacctactgtcCTGACATAGGTGAGCATGAAAATGAAGTTGTAGAACGTTGTCCCCAAATTACTACATAagcaaatcaaaaataatcattaggttttatgtaaaaaaatattgtacctaAGTAATTACCTACTTGGACAAGTTTGCATTTTGATCTGTGATTTTGATTTAGGTAGATCAAAAAGGTTTAAGGCTTGATTAGTTGACCTGTAAACTGACAGAATATTGAGTttatgtttttgaaatatgtaaagttattatattttcattattatcgaTTAAAACATAAGAACCTATCTAAAAAGACCTGAGTGGCCATGGCCTTGAATcgattatgaaataaatactgACCAGAattggtaataaaataatactgtaagaaattaaatctaaaaagACAAATTCAATGCAACTTATTGTAATCCTCGCATCCTCGCAGACCGGGCCCGCGACTGGATCATttgagaaaagaaaataatgctTCCTACCTACCAACCTATTCATGTAATtccctacaaaaaaaataatactcacACTGGTTTGTACGAAGCATGTGTGTAGTTTAGTTTCCAAATACGTACAGAGGAACAACTTACGCACACAAGTGTAGGGCGCCGAGTTCACCGCATTCATTCTCGTCGGCAGATGGCGGATGTAGTAGTCGCTCTCCTCCGTCAGTCGCGCATAGACAACTCGCCGAGCGTAGTGTGATTGCGATTCGCTCAGCACCATTTTGTGTGTATCATTCGAACGGGACATTGTGTACCTATATGTGCTCCGTGAATAATTGTGAACCACGACTATCAATCAAAGGTTCTAAGCCGTGTTTAGTGTTTTACTTTCGACATGCCCGAGGAGGGATCGATGCAATATCTCGGGCGCCTTTAGAAACCGCGCCTCCGTCATGAGCGAGTGATCGTCGACgtaaaaaaagttaacacAGGAAACATGTCTGGGCGGACCGCCGACGCGGATGCGAGCGAAGGGTTCGTGTTCGAAATTCGAAAGCGGTCATGTCATCGCCTCTCGGATTTCGTAT of the Amyelois transitella isolate CPQ chromosome 19, ilAmyTran1.1, whole genome shotgun sequence genome contains:
- the LOC106139164 gene encoding general transcription factor IIH subunit 4; protein product: MSESSKSKSSLNLNPAPTLQCKDLHEYLKSRSPQFLETLYNYPTICLAVYRELPELARHFVIRLLFVEQPVPQAVVTSWVSQTYAKEQSKASEALSELLVWQEAPIPGGMPGWMLAQSFKKNLKVALLGGGRPWSLSSSLEPDGRARDVPFLDAYAAERWQCVLHYMVGSAQTEGISADAVRILLHAGLMTRDAEDGSAVITRAGFQFLLLSTAKQVWLFLQHYLHTAEKRSLSAAECLAFLYQLSFSTLGKDYSTEGMSNNMLVFLQHLREFGLVYQRKRKAGRFYPTRLALNIACVREAPPAALATPATAGYIVVETNYRVYAYTQTSLQVALLGLFTELIYRFPNLVVGVLTRESVRQALRGGITAQQIIHYLEQHAHPQMLKTESGLIRPTSVLPPTVVDQVRLWESERNRFTYTEGVVYNQFLSQADFALLRDYAKQQGVLTWQNERTRTMIVTRAGHDDVKKFYKRHSKSS